TCGCCAACCGCGATGTCCGCGAATTCCCCGGTGTGGTCGAGACAGAGATGGCAACGCCATTGACGGTACTGTTGAAGTACCTCACCCCACGACTCCTCGTAGGACATCGTCGCCGATACGGGCTCGTCCTTGTCCTCGGAGCGCCACTCCGCCGAGGCCCGGCCCGGCCACCCCCGCCCTCGATAGTGGACCGAAGAAACATCTTCAAGTCGGGACACGCCCATACGCCGGAGCATCTCGATCGTGCCACGTGTCGACGGTGTCCCAGCGCAGAAGATCCCGATGGTCAGTCCAAGATTGCGTGCCAGGGCCGGTCGTACGGCCGCGGCCTTGCGAGCTGCAGCCACATCACACGGCTTCCCAACGAAGACGCAGGACCCAGAGGCCGCCTCAATCAGGCCGAGATCCTCACACGGGCTGGCCGGCGCATAGCGCGAACCTGCGCCCGCTATCAGATCCTGGCGGGTCCGGCTCAACTGCGACCGATTCAGCCATGGTCGATCCTCACGCGCGACCGTATGAAGAACGCCTTCGAAGCCCCCCTGTTCGACGGCGTACACGCCCAAGGCGGTGATCACGCCTCCACTGGAGCCCGCGAACCTGATCGCGGGATCGCCCGCATGACCCTCCCAGAGTTCGGCTACCGGCCCCCAGGCGTCGGCCAGTTCGTCGATCTCGTCTGGTCGTCGCACCGCATCGTGGGCTAGTCCTATGCCTGGGCAGGCTGCGAGGCTCGTCGACGTGTCCGCTGATGGCAGGATGGGAAGTGGTCGACGTCCCTGGTCAGGATCGTCGACCATGCATATCGCTTCGGGCTGAAGGTAGGCGCACACCCCGCAACCAGTGCAGAGATGGAACGCCGAAACGTCAGAGATACTACCAGGCTGCTTCATCTGCGCCCTCGAGATGGCCTGCGAACTGCCCTGGATCAGGCGACAACATGGCAAGACGGGCCGAGATGACAGCCATCTGCTGCCGCCATCGTCGATCCAGGTGTTCAAGAGCCGGCACGAGCCGGTCCTTCATCATCCGACGGTCCTCCCAGTGCTCCCACAGCCGGTCGACCACATCAGTCTCGTTGAACCGTCTGGGATCAACGACCTTTTCAGCTTCTCCAAGCTGGCCGAAGACTTCCCTGGTCTTGAAGCTGTATGCGATCGCGGATGTTGGGACGCCCGATGCGAGGCCAGCGATCGCCGAGTGCATTCGGGTCCCACAGAACCACTCGAATCGGCTGATTAGCCACTTGGTTTCCGCCGCCGACAACCGGGCCGGGGCTGTACGGACGTGGTGCCGGATCGAGGGGGGGAGAGAATCCACGATCTGACGTATCGCTCCCTCGTCGGACTCGTGGCCCCCCAGGCCCAACACATGCGGGACGAGAACGACGGATGCGCCACCGTGCTCTACCAGCCGCTTCACAATCCCGCGGATGGCGATCTTGTAGTCCGCGATGAGGCCGTAGCGCTCCTGACCAAAGTAGATGAGTCCGCTGACATTCAAACCGGCGTGCACTCGTCCCTGCCGCTCCCACCAGTCCTGAAGCTCGTCGAGCCGATCCGTCGAGGGAGGCCGTGCCTCCAGCCCAAACGCGACGTCGACTCCC
This Actinomycetota bacterium DNA region includes the following protein-coding sequences:
- a CDS encoding Coenzyme F420 hydrogenase/dehydrogenase, beta subunit C-terminal domain; this encodes MKQPGSISDVSAFHLCTGCGVCAYLQPEAICMVDDPDQGRRPLPILPSADTSTSLAACPGIGLAHDAVRRPDEIDELADAWGPVAELWEGHAGDPAIRFAGSSGGVITALGVYAVEQGGFEGVLHTVAREDRPWLNRSQLSRTRQDLIAGAGSRYAPASPCEDLGLIEAASGSCVFVGKPCDVAAARKAAAVRPALARNLGLTIGIFCAGTPSTRGTIEMLRRMGVSRLEDVSSVHYRGRGWPGRASAEWRSEDKDEPVSATMSYEESWGEVLQQYRQWRCHLCLDHTGEFADIAVGDPWYRPVREGESGRSLVVVRSERGRAFLESALGSGVVRLLRVDPDVLPASQPNLLRNRGAVWGRIATLRTLGLAAPTYRNLPSFRFWLRLTLREKVRSILGTVKRIHRRRLYYRGAVHPCPSWMSASCDPLRSEEGGEAG
- a CDS encoding polysaccharide pyruvyl transferase family protein, whose protein sequence is MPNLDFIVFDNGKGSRPPATDGPDGVNERIGVRSSRRIHRPESWTNIRACARVGGLWNRAAHAILDAEAILDISGGDSFTDLYGERRFRSVTAPKQAAMDLRRPLILLPQTLGPFEQPTVRSTAARILRHADQLWARGQASLDVARELLGSEFDPQRHRLGVDVAFGLEARPPSTDRLDELQDWWERQGRVHAGLNVSGLIYFGQERYGLIADYKIAIRGIVKRLVEHGGASVVLVPHVLGLGGHESDEGAIRQIVDSLPPSIRHHVRTAPARLSAAETKWLISRFEWFCGTRMHSAIAGLASGVPTSAIAYSFKTREVFGQLGEAEKVVDPRRFNETDVVDRLWEHWEDRRMMKDRLVPALEHLDRRWRQQMAVISARLAMLSPDPGQFAGHLEGADEAAW